One segment of Kwoniella pini CBS 10737 chromosome 9, complete sequence DNA contains the following:
- a CDS encoding pre-rRNA-processing protein PNO1, translating into MAHKSHRQKALQAQLEAQPTLSLVSSKTKKPSKVSESMDVDDDEILIASSSSSSSNVIQQNTTTTINGESSGSGFKPLPQSQTNGVLKGEFRRIPIPPHRMTPLKKEWVNLYTPMVDMLGLQVRMNTMRRSVELKTSGHTVDTGAIQKGADFVKAFSLGFEVNDALALLRLDDLYLDSFEIKDVKTLHGDHLSRAIGRIAGEGGKVKFSIENASRTRIVLADTHIHILGSVQNIKIARDAIVSLILGSPPGKVYAHLKMVGARMKQRF; encoded by the exons ATGGCTCATAAATCACATAGACAAAAAGCacttcaagctcaacttGAAGCTCAACCAACACTTTCATTAGTTTCTTCAAAAACGAAAAAACCTTCAAAAGTATCTGAATCTATGgatgtagatgatgatgaaattttaattgcttcttcttcttcttcttcttctaatgttattcaacaaaataCAACTACAACAATAAATGGAGAATCATCTGGATCTGGATTTAAACCTTTACCACAATCTCAAACTAATGGTGTTTTAAAAGGagaatttagaagaattccaattccaccaCATCGTATGACTcctttaaaaaaagaatggGTAAATTTATATACACCTATGGTAGATATGTTAGGATTACAAGTTAGGATGAATACTATGAGAAGATCtgttgaattaaaa ACATCTGGACATACAGTAGATACTGGTGCGATTCAAAAAGGAGCAGATTTCGTAAAGGCTTTCTCACTTGGATTTGAAGTCAAT GACGCATTGGCTCTATTGAgattagatgatttatatcTCGATTCATTCGAAATTAAGGATGTCAAGACATTACATGGAGATCATTTATCGAGAGCTATAG GTCGTATAGCGggagaaggtggtaaagtgAAGTTCTCAATTGAGAATGCAAGTAGAACACGTATAGTATTAGCCGATAC acatatacatattttGGGTTCAGtacaaaatataaaaattgCAAGAGATGCTATCGTTTCCTTGATTTTAGGTTCTCCACCAG GCAAAGTATATGCtcatttgaagatggtCGGAGCAAGAATGAAACAACGATTCTAG
- a CDS encoding proliferating cell nuclear antigen (pcna): MLEARVKQAAVLKKLLDAIKELVTDGNLDCTDEGIALQAMDNSHVALVSLKLVAEQFESYRCDRNMPLGVNLTSLTKILKCAKDQDVVTLKAPDDADSLGLVFESPKEDRVGEYEMKLMDIDQEHLGIPDTQYDATITMSSSEFQRICRDLAALGESVKIEASKEGVRFSSEGEVGNGSVLLKQSAGTDRGASSSKKASVKRDPDQEDDEEEEDEKPEIDDEEGEDEVDDEDRSKKRKSNGKPKTAKKAKNTDSSSDEVGVSIILEKQVSLTFSLKYLTNFAKSAPLAREVSLHMSNDVPLLVQFDFEQGTLQFFLAPKVSS, encoded by the exons ATGTTAGAAGCTCGAGTCAAACAAGCTGCAGTCCTTAAAAAGCTCTTAGATG ctataaaagaattagtTACTGATGGTAACCTCGATTGTACCGACGAGGGAATT GCTCTCCAAGCGATGGACAATTCTCACGTAGCTTTGGTATCCCTCAAGCTCGTTGCTGAGCAATTCGAATCATATCGATGTGATAGGAATATGCCTCTCGGTGTTAAT CTTACATCCTTAACTAAAATTCTCAAATGTGCtaaagatcaagatgttGTAACTCTCAAAGCACctgatgatgctgattCCCTTGGATTAGTTTTCGAATCTCCAA AGGAAGATCGAGTAGGTGaatatgaaatgaaattaatggatattgatcaagaacATCTCGGTATACCCGATACTCAATATGATGCAACTATAACTAtgtcttcttcagaatttCAAAGAATATGCAGAGATTTAGCTGCTTTAGGTGAATCAGTTAAAATTGAAGcttcaaaagaaggtgtaaGATTTAGTtcagaaggtgaagttggAAATGGTAGTGTACTTCTTAAACAATCTGCTGGAACCGATAGAGGAGCATCATCTAGTAAAAAAGCCTCAGTGAAACGAGATCcagatcaagaagatgatgaagaagaagaagatgaaaaacctgagattgatgatgaggaaggtG AGGAcgaagttgatgatgaagatcgatcgaaaaagagaaaatcaaatgggAAACccaag aCCGCAAAGAAAGCCAAAAATactgattcatcttcagatgaAGTTGGAGTATCGATTATTCTTGAAAAACAAGTTTCACTTACATTCTCACTTAAATATCTTACCAATTTTGCCAAATCAGCACCATTAGCTAGAGAAGTTAGTTTACATATGTCAAATGATGTTCCATTGcttgttcaatttgatttcgaGCAAGGTACTTTACAATTCTTCTTGGCTCCTAAGGTGAGTTCATGA